The following coding sequences lie in one Miscanthus floridulus cultivar M001 chromosome 9, ASM1932011v1, whole genome shotgun sequence genomic window:
- the LOC136480290 gene encoding uncharacterized protein produces MASMKFDLPLLDYKTRFALWQVKMWAILAQSLDLDEALDGFGGKGEEDIVRHHTIPYTPQQNGVAEHVSSVGSNEEQQHVSVQVEHVDDQKTKIVDNNVENIHELAMYTEAVVSGDREKWISAMQEEICAYIKFVDGSPIYLLLYVDDILIAAKSKKEITTLKKLLSIEFEMKDLGAANKILGMKITRDINSALQCASTDEDFEYMSRVSYSSAIGSLMYLRGITNTCLKFGKTDKGLTGYADSDFAADLDKRRSLTGYVFTIGGCAFILRIVSNKLWFG; encoded by the exons ATGGCATCAatgaagtttgatctaccgcTGCTGGATTACAAGACAAGATTTGCGCTGTGGCAAGTCAAGATGTGGGCGATTCTAGCACAATCTTTGGATCTTGATGAGGCGTTGGATGGTTTCGGAGGCAAAGG GGAAGAAGACATTGTCAGACACCACACGATCCCGTAcactcctcagcagaatggtgtggctGAGC ATGTTTCTTCAGTTGGTTCTAATGAGGAGCAGCAACATGTTAGTGTGCAGGTGGAGCACGTAGATGATCAGAAAACTAaaattgttgataacaat gtggagaaCATTCATGAGCTGGCTATGTacactgaagctgttgtttctggtGACCGCGAGAAGTGGATTTCTGCTATGCAAGAGGAGAT ctgtgCGTACATTAAATTTGTTGATGGGTCACCTATATACTtgttgttatatgttgatgatatattgattgctgccaagagcaagaaagaaatcactacgttgaagaaactgttgagtattgagtttgagatgaaggatcttggtgctgcTAATAAAATTCTAGGTATGAAGATTACAAGAGATATAAATTCtg ctttacaatgtgctagtacggatgaggattttgagtacatgtcaagagttTCATATTCTAGTGCTATTGGTTCTTTGAT gtaccttcgTGGCATAACAAATACTTGTTTGAAGTTTGGCAAGACTGATAAGGGACTCACTGGCTACGCGGATTCAGATTTTGCTGCCGATTTGGATAAGAGGAGATCTCTCACAGGTTATGTGTTCACTATTggtggttgtgct TTTATACTGCGTATCGTTTCTAACAAGCTCTGGTTTGGATAG
- the LOC136482386 gene encoding uncharacterized protein At3g49140-like isoform X1, translated as MFPAATTSAAPDPLCSTFPSSRRAPPAASRHSFVVARRRATGSSVVFSLRCHGRLPCRSRCRCHAWWNNNERARRGSGASRGRHCRAVASAPDHMDEQPARGRYHPFEEIAETVQLDEGEPAHLTDAESARTIVEVNNKATVMISTLVGDGVQERIILPEFPYLTDENGDIYFEVDNEDALLESVMGEDKIAHVIIGLDNTQVFADLDLSASATDFAQEDDDGDEDDDGSDDDEESDFDDDFNDVQGVFSDGEDEEDDGEEEEDDDDDLPSWSNLETVNSCHPLYFARMIVETATKSNIDWLDRPPASLVVEGQLRPAFAEESTMVAKYISSDAPKEDKKESGATFFKVEVLSIELITAYGTEPKVKIEEYQKAKPDIIAHSAPNVISRLRAGGDKITQALKSLCWRCKAIHVEEAAVIGVDCLGFDLRVCSGTQVQTLRFAFPTKATSEFAAEKQIHELLFPRNTHQEGQSPQAQEKS; from the exons ATGTTTCCGGCGGCTACCACCTCTGCAGCGCCAGACCCCTTGTGCTCCACCTTCCCCTCCTCCCGCCGCGCTCCCCCTGCCGCTTCGCGTCACAGCTTCGTTGTCGCAAGAAGAAGAGCCACCGGCAGCTCGGTCGTCTTCTCTCTCCGGTGTCACGGTCGCCTTCCCTGCCGCTCTCGCTGTCGCTGCCACGCCTGGTGGAACAATAATGAGCGAGCGCGCCGGGGCTCCGGCGCCAGCCGCGGCCGCCATTGCCg GGCCGTCGCGTCGGCGCCGGACCACATGGACGAGCAGCCGGCGAGGGGGAGGTACCACCCGTTCGAGGAGATCGCCGAGACGGTGCAGCTGGACGAAGGCGAGCCGGCCCACCTGACCGACGCCGAGTCCGCCCGAACAATCGTCGAG GTGAACAACAAGGCGACGGTGATGATCTCCACGCTTGTCGGTGACGGCGTGCAAGAGCGGATCATCCTCCCGGAGTTCCCCTACCTCACCGACGAGAACGGAG ATATCTACTTCGAGGTCGACAACGAGGACGCGCTGCTGGAGAGCGTCATGGGGGAGGACAAGATCGCG CACGTTATCATCGGATTGGATAACACACAGGTCTTCGCCGACTTGGATCTTTCGGCCTCGGCCACAGATTTTGCACAAGAAGATGATGACGGCGACGAGGACGATGACGGctccgacgacgacgaggaaAGCGACTTTGACGATGACTTCAACGACGTG CAGGGTGTGTTTTCTGATGGTGAGGACGAGGAAGATgatggtgaggaggaggaggacgacgacgacgacctacCAAGCTGGTCCAACCTCGAGACCGTGAATTCTTGCCATCCGTTGTACTTTGCAAGGATGATCGTAGAG ACTGCAACCAAGTCTAACATAGACTGGTTGGACCGGCCACCTGCAAGCCTTGTTGTCGAGGGCCAGCTGAGACCTGCCTTTGCTGAGGAGAGCACCATGGTTGCCAAGTATATATCAA GTGATGCTCCAAAGGAAGATAAAAAGGAGAGTGGTGCCACCTTTTTCAAGGTCGAGGTCCTCAGCATTGAGTTGATCACTGCATATGGAACTGAG CCAAAGGTAAAGATTGAAGAATACCAAAAGGCTAAGCCGGACATCATCGCGCATTCTGCACCAAACGTAATATCGCGTCTGAGAGCTGGTGGAGACAAGATCACACAGGCTCTGAAATCTCTCTGCTGGAGGTGCAAGGCCATTCATGTAGAG GAAGCAGCGGTGATCGGAGTGGACTGCCTTGGATTTGACTTGAGAGTGTGTTCAGGAACTCAAGTGCAGACACTGAGATTTGCTTTCCCTACAAAG GCTACTTCCGAGTTCGCTGCAGAGAAGCAAATACATGAGCTACTGTTTCCTAGGAATACACATCAAGAAGGGCAATCGCCACAAGCACAAGAGAAGTCATGA
- the LOC136482386 gene encoding uncharacterized protein At3g49140-like isoform X2, translating into MFPAATTSAAPDPLCSTFPSSRRAPPAASRHSFVVARRRATGSSVVFSLRCHGRLPCRSRCRCHAWWNNNERARRGSGASRGRHCRAVASAPDHMDEQPARGRYHPFEEIAETVQLDEGEPAHLTDAESARTIVEVNNKATVMISTLVGDGVQERIILPEFPYLTDENGDIYFEVDNEDALLESVMGEDKIAHVIIGLDNTQVFADLDLSASATDFAQEDDDGDEDDDGSDDDEESDFDDDFNDVGVFSDGEDEEDDGEEEEDDDDDLPSWSNLETVNSCHPLYFARMIVETATKSNIDWLDRPPASLVVEGQLRPAFAEESTMVAKYISSDAPKEDKKESGATFFKVEVLSIELITAYGTEPKVKIEEYQKAKPDIIAHSAPNVISRLRAGGDKITQALKSLCWRCKAIHVEEAAVIGVDCLGFDLRVCSGTQVQTLRFAFPTKATSEFAAEKQIHELLFPRNTHQEGQSPQAQEKS; encoded by the exons ATGTTTCCGGCGGCTACCACCTCTGCAGCGCCAGACCCCTTGTGCTCCACCTTCCCCTCCTCCCGCCGCGCTCCCCCTGCCGCTTCGCGTCACAGCTTCGTTGTCGCAAGAAGAAGAGCCACCGGCAGCTCGGTCGTCTTCTCTCTCCGGTGTCACGGTCGCCTTCCCTGCCGCTCTCGCTGTCGCTGCCACGCCTGGTGGAACAATAATGAGCGAGCGCGCCGGGGCTCCGGCGCCAGCCGCGGCCGCCATTGCCg GGCCGTCGCGTCGGCGCCGGACCACATGGACGAGCAGCCGGCGAGGGGGAGGTACCACCCGTTCGAGGAGATCGCCGAGACGGTGCAGCTGGACGAAGGCGAGCCGGCCCACCTGACCGACGCCGAGTCCGCCCGAACAATCGTCGAG GTGAACAACAAGGCGACGGTGATGATCTCCACGCTTGTCGGTGACGGCGTGCAAGAGCGGATCATCCTCCCGGAGTTCCCCTACCTCACCGACGAGAACGGAG ATATCTACTTCGAGGTCGACAACGAGGACGCGCTGCTGGAGAGCGTCATGGGGGAGGACAAGATCGCG CACGTTATCATCGGATTGGATAACACACAGGTCTTCGCCGACTTGGATCTTTCGGCCTCGGCCACAGATTTTGCACAAGAAGATGATGACGGCGACGAGGACGATGACGGctccgacgacgacgaggaaAGCGACTTTGACGATGACTTCAACGACGTG GGTGTGTTTTCTGATGGTGAGGACGAGGAAGATgatggtgaggaggaggaggacgacgacgacgacctacCAAGCTGGTCCAACCTCGAGACCGTGAATTCTTGCCATCCGTTGTACTTTGCAAGGATGATCGTAGAG ACTGCAACCAAGTCTAACATAGACTGGTTGGACCGGCCACCTGCAAGCCTTGTTGTCGAGGGCCAGCTGAGACCTGCCTTTGCTGAGGAGAGCACCATGGTTGCCAAGTATATATCAA GTGATGCTCCAAAGGAAGATAAAAAGGAGAGTGGTGCCACCTTTTTCAAGGTCGAGGTCCTCAGCATTGAGTTGATCACTGCATATGGAACTGAG CCAAAGGTAAAGATTGAAGAATACCAAAAGGCTAAGCCGGACATCATCGCGCATTCTGCACCAAACGTAATATCGCGTCTGAGAGCTGGTGGAGACAAGATCACACAGGCTCTGAAATCTCTCTGCTGGAGGTGCAAGGCCATTCATGTAGAG GAAGCAGCGGTGATCGGAGTGGACTGCCTTGGATTTGACTTGAGAGTGTGTTCAGGAACTCAAGTGCAGACACTGAGATTTGCTTTCCCTACAAAG GCTACTTCCGAGTTCGCTGCAGAGAAGCAAATACATGAGCTACTGTTTCCTAGGAATACACATCAAGAAGGGCAATCGCCACAAGCACAAGAGAAGTCATGA
- the LOC136482387 gene encoding protein AUXIN RESPONSE 4-like translates to MPAADPPVTDAASDEGAPPRPSPPLPPPRPLSLASALPFWFYLAAAVSLLALLLPHILPPSSSPAPLPPLLRGHLAEGRVLKLDPAPGLFAVTSHPAGIGGGGSPAHRVLILSGLAAGSLSFRRVLSSLSSRGVHATALDLPGQGLSPAPPAAPAPARTSALREIMGRGIFHAFEHLVQTGEVPYQEEAPRAAAQRSPHAPDEAAAAVARAAEALGLGVAPVHLVLHDSALAAGAAFASAHPGAVRSVTLVDAAASLPAFPAAVFDVPLLGRMVLRVPALFRGLLRLCCARGVGAEEAEAYRAAMRGEGKAEGVVEAWKAMNHSFQLGEWRGSSEEVRRLPMLVLWSGSWSDMWIDEGKKVASALPDARFVYHSGGRWPQVDAFEEISGLITEFVTSSEEAAGGHIE, encoded by the exons ATGCCGGCGGCAGATCCCCCCGTCACCGACGCGGCTTCCGACGAAGGCGCGCCTCCCCGACCATCTCCTCCGCTGCCGCCACCCCGGCCCCTCTCCCTCGCCTCGGCGCTCCCCTTCTGGTTctacctcgccgccgccgtctcccTCCTCGCGCTCCTCCTTCCCCACATCCTGCCTCCCTCCTCCTCTCCCGCGCCTCTCCCACCTCTCCTCCGCGGACACCTCGCCGAAGGCCGCGTCCTCAAGCTCGATCCCGCCCCCGGCCTCTTCGCCGTGACCTCCCACCCCGCCGGCATCGGCGGCGGGGGCTCCCCCGCGCACCGCGTCCTCATCCTCTCGGGCCTCGCCGCGGGGTCCTTGTCCTTTCGCCGCGTCCTCTCGTCGCTCTCCTCCCGCGGCGTCCACGCCACGGCGCTCGACCTCCCCGGCCAGGGCCTCTCCCCGgcgccgcccgccgcgcccgccccCGCCCGGACCAGCGCGCTCCGGGAGATCATGGGCCGCGGCATCTTCCACGCCTTCGAGCACCTCGTGCAGACGGGCGAGGTCCCGTACCAGGAGGAGGCGCCGCGAGCCGCCGCCCAGAGGTCGCCGCACGCGCCCGACGAGGCGGCCGCGGCTGTCGCGCGCGCCGCGGAGGCGCTGGGCCTCGGCGTGGCCCCCGTCCACCTCGTGCTCCACGACTCCGCGCTCGCGGCCGGGGCCGCGTTTGCGTCGGCCCACCCGGGGGCCGTGCGGAGCGTGACGCTGGTCGACGCCGCCGCGTCCCTGCCGGCGTTCCCGGCCGCGGTCTTCGACGTGCCCTTGCTGGGGAGGATGGTGCTGCGGGTGCCGGCGCTGTTCCGCGGCCTGCTGCGGCTGTGCTGCGCCCGGGGGGTTGGCGCCGAGGAGGCAGAGGCGTACCGGGCGGCGATGCGGGGGGAGGGGAAGGCTGAGGGGGTGGTTGAGGCATGGAAGGCGATGAACCACAGCTTTCAGCTTGGGGAGTGGAGGGGTTCTTCGGAGGAGGTGAGGAGGCTGCCGATGCTGGTGCTGTGGTCGGGTTCTTGGTCAGACATGTGGATCGATGAGGGGAAGAAAGTGGCGTCTGCATTGCCTGACGCCAGATTTGTCTACCATTCCGGCGGCCGATGGCCTCAG GTCGATGCCTTTGAGGAAATTTCAGGGCTGATAACCGAGTTTGTAACCTCATCTGAAGAAGCAGCAGGTGGTCACATTGAGTAG